A window of the Cystobacter fuscus genome harbors these coding sequences:
- a CDS encoding SDR family NAD(P)-dependent oxidoreductase: MKSVKGRVAAITGAGSGIGRATAELLARNGCHVALSDVNEQGLAETAEKCRGHGVRVHTARVDVANREAMHAWAGDVARELGAVHLVINNAGVALGATIEDTRYEDFEWLMNINFWGVVHGTKAFLPHLKAAGEGHIVNVSSVFGIIAVPTQAAYNAAKFAVKGFTEALRQELEVEGLPIGVTCVHPGGIKTNIARNSRSIPRRGWVGPNSSADFEKLFATTPERAASDIRSAILKNRRRQLIGSDAVVVDLLQRLMPTLYQRLLVAGARRRWRKMMLSEDPSS; this comes from the coding sequence ATGAAGTCGGTGAAGGGAAGAGTCGCGGCCATCACGGGCGCGGGTTCGGGAATCGGCCGCGCGACGGCGGAGCTGCTCGCGCGCAACGGCTGTCATGTGGCGCTCTCCGACGTGAACGAGCAGGGGCTCGCGGAGACGGCGGAGAAGTGCCGGGGCCACGGCGTGCGGGTGCACACGGCCCGGGTGGACGTCGCGAATCGCGAGGCGATGCACGCCTGGGCCGGCGACGTGGCGCGGGAGCTGGGCGCGGTCCACCTCGTCATCAACAACGCCGGGGTCGCCCTGGGTGCCACCATCGAGGACACCCGGTACGAGGACTTCGAGTGGCTCATGAACATCAACTTCTGGGGCGTGGTGCACGGCACCAAGGCCTTCCTGCCGCACCTCAAGGCGGCGGGAGAGGGCCACATCGTCAACGTCTCGAGCGTCTTCGGGATCATCGCCGTGCCGACCCAGGCGGCCTACAACGCCGCGAAGTTCGCCGTGAAGGGCTTCACCGAGGCGCTGCGCCAGGAGCTGGAGGTCGAGGGACTCCCCATCGGCGTCACGTGCGTGCACCCGGGCGGCATCAAGACGAACATCGCCCGGAACTCCCGGAGCATCCCCCGCAGGGGCTGGGTGGGGCCGAACTCATCCGCGGACTTCGAGAAGCTCTTCGCCACCACGCCCGAGCGCGCCGCGTCCGACATCCGCTCCGCCATCCTCAAGAACCGGCGGCGCCAGCTCATCGGCTCGGACGCCGTGGTCGTCGATCTGCTGCAGCGCCTGATGCCCACCCTCTACCAGCGCCTGCTGGTGGCGGGAGCGCGGCGGCGGTGGAGGAAGATGATGTTGTCCGAGGACCCTTCCTCCTGA
- a CDS encoding 3-hydroxyacyl-CoA dehydrogenase/enoyl-CoA hydratase family protein has product MTMRIRKVAVLGAGVMGSGIAAHLANSGVRALLLDIVPPKAAPGEDTASKAFRNKFTLGALANLRKQKPSPITTEQALGALEIGNLEDDIGRIAECDWVIEVVKEDLAVKQALFAKVEQHARKDAIISSNTSGLSIKGMLEGRGPEFRKRFLVTHFFNPVRYMKLLELVAGPETSPEVMKTIHQFGEEVLGKGVVYGKDTTNFIANRIGTYGMMRVLADMQKAELSIEEVDKIFGPAMGRPKSAVFRTADIVGLDTFSHVAKNCYDTLAHDEEREVFAAPDFLKKMVEKGMLGDKTGGGFYKKDRASGGKDILALDLKTFEYRPQGKVRYESLGAAKDVEDVRERVATVMRGQDKAAKFAERVTLDTLAYASRRIPEIADDVVNVDGAMRWGFGWDLGPFETWDAFGVKQGVERMKELGLKPAAWVEEMLAAGRTSFYGVENGKDTYWDIPSKSVKTVAQNPRTLRVEYLKRGNKKISGNDSASLWDMGDGVTLLEFHSKMNSIDDGIIEMMNTALDETEKNFRGLVVGNDGGNFSAGANIFSMLWAAKAGEFETLRKMAGALQTANQRMRYSPVPVVTAPFNLTLGGGAEVALGGNAIQASSELYMGLVEVGVGLIPGGGGTMMFLRNVMGAYAADKDFDPFPFIKKVFLTIGTAKVGTSAEEAREMGFLTAADGISANRDFLLSDAKQRVIGMANAGFRAPRPTRFRLPGPSGYATIDMMLYDMELNGQVSAHDRKIAQKLARVITGGDTSPSVLLSEERVLELELEAFLSLAGEEKTQDRLQYMLEKGKPLRN; this is encoded by the coding sequence ATGACGATGCGGATCCGCAAAGTGGCAGTGCTGGGCGCGGGAGTGATGGGCAGTGGCATCGCCGCGCACCTGGCCAACTCGGGTGTTCGCGCTCTCCTCCTGGACATCGTGCCGCCCAAGGCGGCGCCCGGCGAGGACACGGCCTCCAAGGCGTTTCGCAACAAGTTCACCCTGGGCGCCCTGGCGAACCTGCGCAAGCAGAAGCCCAGCCCCATCACCACCGAGCAGGCGCTGGGCGCGCTGGAGATCGGCAACCTCGAGGACGACATCGGGCGCATCGCCGAGTGCGACTGGGTCATCGAGGTGGTGAAGGAGGACCTGGCCGTCAAGCAGGCCCTGTTCGCCAAGGTGGAGCAGCACGCGCGCAAGGACGCCATCATCAGCTCCAACACCTCGGGCCTGTCCATCAAGGGCATGCTGGAGGGCCGCGGCCCCGAGTTCCGCAAGCGCTTCCTCGTCACGCACTTCTTCAACCCCGTGCGCTACATGAAGCTGTTGGAGCTCGTCGCGGGCCCGGAGACGTCGCCCGAGGTGATGAAGACGATCCACCAGTTCGGCGAGGAGGTGCTCGGCAAGGGCGTGGTGTACGGCAAGGACACCACCAACTTCATCGCCAACCGCATCGGCACCTACGGGATGATGCGGGTGCTGGCGGACATGCAGAAGGCGGAGCTGTCCATCGAGGAGGTGGACAAGATCTTCGGCCCCGCCATGGGCCGCCCCAAGTCGGCCGTGTTCCGCACCGCGGACATCGTGGGCCTGGACACCTTCAGCCACGTGGCCAAGAACTGTTACGACACGCTCGCGCACGATGAAGAGCGCGAGGTGTTCGCCGCCCCCGACTTCCTCAAGAAGATGGTGGAGAAGGGGATGCTGGGCGACAAGACCGGCGGCGGCTTCTACAAGAAGGATCGCGCCTCGGGCGGCAAGGACATCCTCGCGCTGGACCTGAAGACGTTCGAGTACCGGCCCCAGGGCAAGGTGCGCTACGAGTCGCTGGGCGCGGCCAAGGACGTGGAGGACGTGCGCGAGCGCGTGGCCACGGTGATGCGCGGCCAGGACAAGGCGGCGAAGTTCGCCGAGCGCGTCACGCTGGACACGCTCGCCTACGCGAGCCGCCGCATTCCGGAGATCGCCGACGACGTGGTCAACGTGGACGGCGCCATGCGCTGGGGCTTCGGCTGGGACCTGGGGCCCTTCGAGACCTGGGATGCCTTCGGCGTGAAGCAGGGCGTGGAGCGCATGAAGGAGCTGGGCCTCAAGCCCGCCGCGTGGGTGGAGGAGATGCTGGCCGCGGGTCGCACGTCCTTCTACGGCGTGGAGAACGGCAAGGACACCTACTGGGACATCCCCAGCAAGTCCGTGAAGACCGTGGCGCAGAACCCGCGCACCCTGCGCGTGGAGTACCTCAAGCGCGGCAACAAGAAGATCTCCGGCAACGACAGCGCCAGCCTCTGGGACATGGGCGATGGCGTGACGCTGCTCGAGTTCCACTCGAAGATGAACTCCATCGACGACGGCATCATCGAGATGATGAACACCGCGCTCGATGAGACGGAGAAGAACTTCCGCGGCCTGGTGGTGGGCAACGACGGCGGCAACTTCTCCGCCGGCGCCAACATCTTCTCCATGCTGTGGGCGGCCAAGGCCGGCGAGTTCGAGACGCTGCGCAAGATGGCGGGCGCGCTCCAGACGGCCAACCAGCGCATGCGCTACAGCCCGGTGCCCGTGGTGACGGCGCCCTTCAACCTGACGCTCGGCGGCGGCGCCGAGGTGGCCCTGGGCGGCAACGCCATCCAGGCCTCGAGCGAGCTGTACATGGGCCTCGTCGAGGTGGGCGTGGGCCTCATCCCCGGCGGTGGCGGCACCATGATGTTCCTGCGCAACGTGATGGGCGCGTACGCGGCGGACAAGGACTTCGATCCCTTCCCCTTCATCAAGAAGGTGTTCCTCACCATCGGCACCGCCAAGGTGGGCACGAGCGCCGAGGAAGCCCGCGAGATGGGCTTCCTGACCGCGGCGGACGGCATCAGCGCCAACCGGGATTTCCTCCTGTCGGACGCCAAGCAGCGGGTGATCGGCATGGCCAACGCGGGCTTCCGCGCGCCGCGCCCCACGCGCTTCCGCCTGCCCGGGCCTAGCGGCTACGCCACCATCGACATGATGCTCTACGACATGGAGCTCAACGGCCAGGTGTCCGCCCACGACCGGAAGATCGCCCAGAAGCTCGCCCGGGTGATCACCGGCGGAGACACCAGCCCCTCCGTCCTCCTGTCCGAGGAGCGCGTCCTGGAGCTGGAGCTCGAGGCGTTCCTGAGCCTCGCGGGCGAGGAGAAGACGCAGGACCGGCTGCAGTACATGCTCGAGAAGGGCAAGCCGCTGCGCAACTGA
- a CDS encoding glycoside hydrolase family 16 protein: MSSRPWKTLGMRGLLMVGMGGVMLGAGACGGAAQEPADQVTETQARPLAAAPIGQTIWLKACSTQKYVSADKNISADAPLVADRAAAEGWEQFQVGDAGNGYITLRVAETGLYVSADTNLGGKLVANRASPGDWEHFQWVDYGNGSIGLKARSNGLFVTSDLNQGAAGPLVASRAASAGCWESFTWAAVGGGGNPGGNWVQIWSDEFDGTSINTSNWAYVTDVHVNNEQQQYTTSSENVQVSNGTLKLIARYKPTNGYPYTSGRLESAGKREFSHGRIEARIKLPVGPGLWPAFWLLGNDINTVGWPACGELDILENVGYSDWTSGALHGPGYSGNTPINSRFYPNSSVSNWHVYRTEYSPTDIKWYIDDVLVKTTPKSEVTRYGNWVYDKPYYIILNLAVGGSYPQGVNGATYPYPGVPQSTADLIRNTPQTMEVDWVRAYQWR, from the coding sequence ATGAGCTCGAGACCGTGGAAGACGCTGGGAATGCGTGGGTTGCTGATGGTGGGGATGGGGGGCGTGATGCTGGGCGCCGGAGCCTGTGGTGGCGCCGCGCAGGAGCCCGCTGACCAGGTCACCGAAACCCAGGCGCGTCCGCTGGCGGCGGCGCCCATCGGCCAGACGATCTGGCTCAAGGCGTGCTCCACCCAGAAGTACGTGTCGGCGGACAAGAACATCAGCGCGGACGCGCCCCTGGTGGCCGACCGTGCCGCCGCGGAGGGCTGGGAGCAGTTCCAGGTGGGCGACGCGGGCAACGGCTACATCACGCTGCGCGTGGCCGAGACGGGCCTGTACGTGTCGGCGGACACGAACCTGGGCGGCAAGCTCGTGGCCAACCGCGCGAGCCCGGGTGACTGGGAGCACTTCCAGTGGGTGGATTATGGCAATGGCTCCATCGGCCTGAAGGCCCGGAGCAATGGCCTGTTCGTGACCTCGGATCTGAACCAGGGCGCCGCGGGACCGCTGGTCGCCAGCCGCGCGGCCTCGGCCGGGTGCTGGGAGTCCTTCACGTGGGCCGCCGTGGGCGGTGGCGGCAACCCGGGCGGCAACTGGGTGCAGATCTGGAGCGACGAGTTCGACGGCACCAGCATCAACACGTCCAACTGGGCCTATGTCACCGACGTCCACGTGAACAACGAGCAGCAGCAGTACACGACCTCGTCGGAGAACGTGCAGGTCAGCAACGGCACCCTCAAGCTCATCGCCCGCTACAAGCCGACCAATGGCTACCCGTACACCTCGGGCCGTCTGGAGAGCGCGGGCAAGCGCGAGTTCTCGCACGGCCGCATCGAGGCGCGCATCAAGCTGCCGGTGGGTCCCGGGCTGTGGCCGGCGTTCTGGTTGCTCGGCAATGACATCAATACGGTGGGTTGGCCCGCGTGCGGTGAGCTCGACATCCTGGAGAACGTGGGCTACAGCGACTGGACGTCGGGCGCGCTGCATGGCCCCGGCTACTCGGGTAACACGCCCATCAACAGCCGCTTCTACCCGAACTCCTCCGTGAGCAACTGGCACGTGTACCGCACCGAGTACTCCCCCACGGACATCAAGTGGTACATCGACGACGTGTTGGTGAAGACCACGCCGAAGTCGGAGGTCACCCGGTACGGCAACTGGGTGTATGACAAGCCGTACTACATCATCCTCAACCTGGCGGTGGGTGGCAGCTATCCGCAGGGCGTCAATGGCGCCACCTACCCGTACCCCGGCGTGCCGCAGTCCACGGCGGACCTCATCCGCAACACGCCCCAGACGATGGAAGTCGACTGGGTGCGCGCCTACCAGTGGCGGTAG
- a CDS encoding VOC family protein, whose amino-acid sequence MTVRFNHTIIAAKDKVRSARFLAELLGLPEPQPFGHFQAVKLDDGVSLDYIESSGDFPGQHYAFLVSDDVFDALIAKIRERGIQHWADPQGRHPGEINTHDGGRGVYFQDPSGHFMEAITVPYGGW is encoded by the coding sequence ATGACCGTCCGTTTCAACCACACCATCATCGCCGCGAAGGACAAGGTGCGCTCCGCGAGATTCCTCGCCGAGCTCCTCGGGCTGCCCGAGCCGCAACCCTTCGGGCACTTCCAGGCAGTCAAGCTGGATGATGGGGTGTCGCTCGACTACATCGAATCCAGCGGCGACTTCCCCGGCCAGCACTATGCCTTCCTCGTATCGGACGACGTGTTCGACGCGCTGATCGCCAAGATCCGCGAGCGAGGAATCCAGCACTGGGCCGACCCGCAGGGCCGGCACCCCGGTGAGATCAACACCCACGACGGGGGCCGAGGCGTCTACTTCCAGGATCCCTCGGGTCACTTCATGGAGGCCATCACCGTCCCCTACGGCGGCTGGTGA
- a CDS encoding thiolase family protein, which translates to MPGRVVIASAVRTPFTRAHKGEFKDTRPDTLAALAIKEAVARVPGLKPEQVEDVILGCAMPEAEQGMNVARNASLLAGLPDTVPGMTINRFCSSGVQSIAQAAQAIQAGSIQVAVAGGTESMTMVPMGGNKVSANPEIMEKYPEVYTSMGATAENIASRYSVSREDADKFAYESQRKAATAREQGKFKDEIFPVTTTVYDEEGNAKQVTVSVDTILRPETTLEGLAKLRPAFNQKGVVTAGNASPLTDGAAAAVVMSEEKAKELGVKPLGYFVDFQVAGVPPEIMGVGPVPAVKKLLAKNNLKIEDIDVFELNEAFAAQALHCIRELGVPLEKANPNGGAIALGHPLGVSGARMVATILSELKRRDGRYGVVTMCIGGGMGAAALIERVK; encoded by the coding sequence ATGCCCGGTCGAGTCGTGATTGCCAGCGCGGTGCGTACCCCGTTCACCCGCGCGCACAAGGGAGAGTTCAAGGATACCCGGCCCGATACGCTCGCGGCCCTCGCCATCAAGGAGGCCGTGGCGCGCGTGCCCGGCCTCAAGCCCGAGCAGGTCGAGGACGTCATCCTCGGCTGTGCCATGCCCGAGGCGGAGCAGGGCATGAACGTGGCGCGCAACGCCTCGCTGCTGGCGGGGCTGCCGGACACCGTGCCGGGGATGACCATCAACCGCTTCTGCTCGTCGGGCGTGCAGTCCATCGCCCAGGCGGCGCAGGCCATCCAGGCGGGGTCCATCCAGGTCGCCGTGGCCGGTGGCACCGAGTCCATGACCATGGTGCCCATGGGCGGCAACAAGGTGAGCGCCAACCCGGAGATCATGGAGAAGTACCCCGAGGTCTACACCTCCATGGGCGCCACCGCGGAGAACATCGCCTCGCGCTACAGCGTGTCGCGCGAGGACGCGGACAAGTTCGCCTACGAGAGCCAGCGCAAGGCGGCCACCGCGCGCGAGCAGGGCAAGTTCAAGGACGAGATCTTCCCCGTCACCACCACCGTGTATGACGAGGAGGGCAACGCCAAACAGGTGACGGTGTCCGTGGACACCATCCTGCGCCCGGAGACCACGCTGGAGGGGCTCGCCAAGCTGCGCCCCGCCTTCAACCAGAAGGGCGTGGTGACGGCCGGTAACGCCTCGCCGCTGACGGATGGCGCCGCCGCCGCGGTGGTGATGAGCGAGGAGAAGGCGAAGGAGCTGGGCGTCAAGCCGCTGGGCTACTTCGTGGACTTCCAGGTGGCGGGCGTGCCTCCGGAGATCATGGGCGTGGGCCCGGTGCCGGCGGTGAAGAAGCTGCTCGCGAAGAACAACCTCAAGATCGAGGACATCGACGTCTTCGAGCTCAACGAGGCCTTCGCTGCGCAGGCGCTGCACTGCATCCGCGAGCTGGGCGTGCCCCTGGAGAAGGCCAACCCGAACGGCGGCGCCATCGCCTTGGGCCACCCGCTGGGCGTGTCTGGTGCGCGCATGGTGGCCACCATCCTGAGCGAGCTCAAGCGCCGCGACGGCCGCTACGGCGTGGTGACGATGTGCATCGGTGGCGGCATGGGCGCCGCCGCCCTCATCGAGCGCGTGAAGTAG
- a CDS encoding M1 family metallopeptidase, producing the protein MARRDPHSYSDDTQPETERLTWKARVDFQSRQLHAEATLTLKEASAGPLDLDTRELEVESVVDGEGRPLSFLVSPAEPILGSRLRVELRPGVKQLTVRYRTSPGASALQWLTPAQTAGGQAPYLFSQCQAIHARSVVPLQDTPRLRIRYEAELTVPRELRAVMAAGFVGREERGEEAVERYEMPQPIPPYLLAFAVGRLASKELGPRSRVWAEPEVIERAAAEFEDVDAMLRAAEALFGPYDWERFDLLTMPPSFPYGGMENPRLTFLTPTLLAGDKSLVSVVAHELAHSWTGNLVTNASAEHFWLNEGFTVFAERRIVEALYGKDVAALHATLGRGSLEETIQHFKEHPQLTCLRTHLTGVDPDEAFSLVPYEKGYLFLRALEDAVGRDAFDGFLRDYLQAHRFQALTTEEFTTFVERRLPGALAKVDAEAYLSKPGIPPGAPTAHSERLAALARFTGQVPSTEDVKDWTPAEWHLYIDRLPARTPHKTLRELDERFHLTRSGNAEVLVAWLTVALRSGWEPAWERAAAFLGEVGRMKYLKPLYGALVTSPEGKVRARRLFQDYAKRYHPIARAAVESILQRA; encoded by the coding sequence ATGGCCCGACGCGATCCGCACTCGTACAGCGATGACACCCAACCCGAGACCGAGCGCCTCACCTGGAAGGCGCGCGTGGACTTCCAGAGCCGGCAGCTTCATGCCGAGGCGACCCTCACGCTCAAGGAGGCGTCCGCGGGGCCGTTGGACCTGGACACCCGGGAGCTGGAGGTGGAGTCGGTGGTGGATGGAGAGGGCCGACCCCTGTCGTTTCTCGTGTCACCTGCGGAACCCATCCTGGGCAGCCGCCTGCGTGTGGAGCTGCGTCCGGGAGTGAAGCAACTGACGGTGCGCTACCGCACCTCGCCCGGAGCGAGCGCGCTGCAGTGGCTCACGCCCGCGCAGACGGCGGGAGGCCAGGCGCCGTACCTCTTCAGCCAGTGCCAGGCCATCCACGCGCGCTCGGTGGTGCCGCTGCAGGACACGCCGCGGCTGCGCATTCGCTACGAGGCGGAGCTCACCGTGCCCCGCGAGCTGAGGGCGGTGATGGCCGCGGGCTTCGTCGGGCGAGAGGAAAGGGGGGAGGAGGCGGTGGAGCGCTACGAGATGCCCCAGCCCATTCCGCCCTACCTGCTGGCGTTCGCGGTGGGACGACTCGCCTCCAAGGAGCTGGGGCCGCGCTCGCGCGTGTGGGCCGAGCCCGAGGTGATCGAGCGCGCCGCCGCCGAGTTCGAGGACGTGGACGCCATGCTGCGCGCGGCCGAGGCGCTCTTCGGCCCGTATGACTGGGAGCGGTTCGATCTGCTGACGATGCCGCCCTCGTTTCCCTACGGCGGCATGGAGAACCCGCGCCTGACCTTCCTCACCCCCACCCTGCTCGCCGGGGACAAGAGCCTGGTATCGGTGGTGGCGCACGAGCTGGCGCACTCGTGGACGGGCAACCTCGTCACCAACGCGTCCGCCGAGCACTTCTGGCTCAACGAGGGCTTCACCGTCTTCGCCGAGCGGCGCATCGTGGAGGCGCTCTACGGCAAGGACGTGGCGGCGCTGCACGCCACCCTGGGGCGGGGCTCGCTGGAGGAGACGATCCAGCACTTCAAGGAGCACCCGCAGCTCACGTGCCTGCGCACCCACCTGACGGGCGTGGATCCGGACGAGGCCTTCTCACTCGTGCCGTACGAGAAGGGCTACCTCTTCCTGCGCGCCCTGGAGGACGCGGTGGGCCGCGACGCCTTCGACGGCTTCCTGCGCGACTACCTCCAGGCGCACCGCTTCCAGGCGCTCACCACCGAGGAGTTCACCACCTTCGTGGAGCGGCGCCTGCCGGGCGCGCTGGCGAAGGTGGACGCCGAGGCCTACCTGAGCAAGCCGGGCATCCCCCCGGGCGCGCCCACGGCCCACTCCGAGCGGCTCGCGGCCCTGGCCCGCTTCACGGGACAGGTGCCCTCCACCGAGGACGTGAAGGACTGGACCCCGGCCGAGTGGCATCTCTACATCGATCGGTTGCCCGCGCGGACGCCGCACAAGACGCTGCGCGAGCTGGACGAGCGCTTCCACCTCACCCGGAGCGGCAACGCGGAGGTGCTGGTGGCGTGGCTGACGGTGGCGCTGCGCTCGGGCTGGGAGCCCGCCTGGGAGCGCGCCGCGGCCTTCCTCGGCGAGGTGGGCCGGATGAAGTACCTCAAGCCCCTCTATGGCGCGCTGGTGACGAGCCCCGAGGGCAAGGTGCGCGCGCGGCGGCTCTTCCAGGACTACGCCAAGCGCTATCACCCCATCGCCCGGGCGGCGGTCGAGTCCATTCTCCAGCGCGCCTGA
- a CDS encoding cytochrome P450, which translates to MTPTAEQFDLNPVSPQNLADPVPFYRELQRQAPVYWAAPIHTWLVSRHEDVVASFRDPRLSANRTAFFEHQVQSLGPASIQDFMKIIRNQVFMKDGSEHIRLRRNMNPGFTAQSLDKWRPAIRRTMEQLLERVQGRGRMDLVKEISHELPPLVIAELLGIPVEDRERFRAWSKPMADFSSPAPGADMGVLVQEVNRAMMAFSGYLTRIVEERRSAPGPDVISQMVSAEEEGKLTTEEVVSNAMLLLFAGHTTTTDQFSNCVHALLTYPDQLKALRDNPGLLGSTVEESIRFNPAVPFIGRVAVEDFELRGQTIRKGSHVMFALGAANRDPEVFSEPDRFDITRDMAQTRHVGFGFGPHQCIGSGLARRELEIALELLFQRLPGLLLDEEHTPVKHHSLAFRGFTSLHVRW; encoded by the coding sequence ATGACGCCTACCGCCGAGCAGTTCGATCTCAATCCCGTCAGTCCCCAGAACCTCGCGGACCCTGTTCCGTTCTACCGGGAGCTCCAGCGCCAGGCGCCCGTGTACTGGGCGGCACCCATCCATACCTGGCTCGTGTCCCGCCACGAGGACGTGGTGGCCAGCTTCCGCGACCCGCGCCTGAGCGCCAACCGGACGGCGTTCTTCGAGCACCAGGTGCAGAGCCTCGGCCCGGCCAGCATCCAGGACTTCATGAAGATCATCCGCAATCAGGTGTTCATGAAGGATGGCTCCGAGCACATCCGGCTGCGCCGCAACATGAACCCGGGCTTCACGGCCCAGTCGCTCGACAAATGGCGGCCCGCCATCCGCCGCACGATGGAGCAGTTGCTGGAGCGCGTCCAGGGCCGTGGCCGGATGGATCTGGTGAAGGAGATCTCCCACGAGCTGCCCCCGCTCGTCATCGCCGAGCTGCTCGGCATCCCGGTGGAGGACCGCGAGCGTTTCCGGGCCTGGTCCAAGCCCATGGCCGACTTCTCCAGCCCCGCGCCGGGCGCGGACATGGGCGTGCTCGTCCAAGAGGTCAACCGGGCGATGATGGCGTTCAGTGGCTACCTGACGCGGATCGTCGAGGAGCGCCGGAGCGCGCCCGGGCCGGACGTCATCAGCCAGATGGTGAGCGCCGAGGAGGAGGGCAAGCTGACGACGGAGGAGGTGGTGTCCAACGCGATGCTGCTGCTCTTCGCCGGGCACACCACCACCACGGACCAGTTCAGCAACTGCGTCCATGCGCTGCTGACCTACCCGGACCAGTTGAAGGCGCTGCGGGACAACCCCGGCCTGCTCGGCTCGACCGTCGAGGAGAGCATCCGCTTCAACCCGGCGGTGCCCTTCATCGGCCGCGTCGCCGTGGAGGACTTCGAGCTGCGCGGGCAGACGATCCGCAAGGGCTCGCACGTGATGTTCGCCCTGGGCGCCGCCAACCGGGACCCGGAGGTGTTCTCCGAGCCGGATCGGTTCGACATCACCCGGGACATGGCGCAGACGCGGCACGTGGGCTTCGGGTTCGGTCCGCACCAGTGCATCGGGTCCGGCCTGGCCCGCCGCGAGCTGGAGATCGCCCTCGAGTTGCTGTTCCAACGGCTGCCCGGCCTGCTCCTGGACGAGGAGCACACGCCCGTCAAACACCACAGCCTGGCGTTCCGCGGGTTCACCTCGCTGCACGTCCGGTGGTAG
- a CDS encoding P1 family peptidase produces MNLRVFVPLAALFLLGLAPVPPKEEAAPRKPRARELGITFGGQAGPLDAITDVPGVEVGQTTLVSGEGRLRVGKGPVRTGVTAVLPRGRARLAESMFAATYALNGNGEMTGTHWVNESGLLAGPVMLTNTNSVGVVRDAVVSWGVQHGAAWELALPVVAETYDGLLNDIDGFHVKTEHAVRAIDGARGGPVAEGNVGGGTGMICHGFKGGIGTASRRLPESLGGYTLGVLVQCNYGRRSLFSVEGVPVGEEIKDLLPCHTGNEAPSSSFTKDLKPCAQRAEIPSRSVSEGLGSIIVVVATDAPLLPHQLGRIARRVPLAIGKMGGLGEDSSGDIFLAFSTQPTKPSPGSRVAQVGFLDNEHLNPLFEATVQATQEAILNALLAAETQTGADGVRVFALPHDRLTQALRKYGRLTPAP; encoded by the coding sequence ATGAACCTCCGCGTCTTCGTTCCCCTGGCCGCGTTGTTCCTCCTGGGTCTCGCCCCGGTTCCTCCGAAGGAGGAGGCCGCTCCCCGGAAGCCCCGGGCGCGTGAGCTGGGCATCACCTTCGGGGGCCAGGCGGGCCCGCTCGATGCGATCACCGACGTGCCCGGGGTGGAGGTGGGCCAGACGACGCTCGTCTCCGGCGAGGGCAGGCTCAGGGTGGGCAAGGGCCCGGTGCGCACGGGCGTCACCGCGGTGCTGCCCCGGGGCCGCGCCCGGCTGGCCGAGTCCATGTTCGCCGCCACCTATGCCCTCAATGGCAATGGTGAGATGACGGGCACGCATTGGGTGAACGAGTCGGGTCTGCTCGCCGGTCCCGTCATGCTGACCAACACCAACAGCGTGGGGGTGGTGCGCGACGCGGTGGTGTCGTGGGGCGTCCAGCATGGCGCGGCGTGGGAACTGGCCCTGCCGGTGGTGGCGGAGACCTATGACGGCCTCCTCAACGACATCGATGGGTTCCACGTGAAGACGGAACACGCCGTGCGGGCCATCGACGGAGCGCGCGGAGGGCCGGTGGCCGAGGGGAACGTGGGTGGCGGCACGGGGATGATCTGCCACGGCTTCAAGGGAGGAATTGGAACGGCCTCGCGCCGGCTGCCCGAGTCGCTCGGGGGCTACACCCTGGGCGTGCTGGTGCAGTGCAACTACGGCCGCCGCTCCCTTTTCTCGGTGGAGGGGGTTCCGGTGGGTGAGGAGATCAAGGATCTCTTGCCCTGCCACACGGGGAACGAGGCGCCTTCCTCCTCGTTCACCAAGGACTTGAAGCCCTGTGCCCAGAGAGCGGAAATCCCCTCCCGCTCCGTGTCCGAGGGCCTGGGCTCCATCATCGTGGTGGTGGCCACCGACGCGCCGTTGTTGCCACACCAGCTGGGCCGCATCGCCCGCCGCGTGCCGCTCGCCATCGGGAAGATGGGCGGTCTGGGCGAGGACTCCTCGGGCGACATCTTCCTGGCTTTCTCCACCCAGCCGACCAAGCCGTCACCCGGGAGCCGGGTGGCGCAGGTGGGCTTCTTGGACAACGAGCACCTCAACCCGCTCTTCGAGGCGACGGTGCAGGCCACGCAGGAGGCCATCCTCAATGCCCTGCTCGCCGCCGAGACCCAGACGGGCGCCGATGGCGTCCGCGTCTTCGCCCTGCCGCATGACCGGCTCACCCAGGCCCTGCGCAAGTATGGGCGGCTCACGCCCGCGCCTTGA